The following proteins are encoded in a genomic region of Liolophura sinensis isolate JHLJ2023 chromosome 7, CUHK_Ljap_v2, whole genome shotgun sequence:
- the LOC135471150 gene encoding S-adenosylmethionine sensor upstream of mTORC1-like has product MAAKSDHIDESKEDHIRLANVVKGVHAGLRRKYKESGDFVRTWQDHCQDEEVLSEYADAMHHLAVDHWTKRPDTRIDWCRDTLLEYFLHGGLVKVLEKDARRSALERQTVQQSPNAKGDSQANECAACLLKNKNCKALGAGDQVNANGSHMWNKQYDTVQLPLEGKIRLLDVGSCFNPFLEFEEFLPVGIDICPAKPSVFHCDFLHLETTETLQLAWDTLDTYMSNLRSPIEKLPKDSFHVVVFSLLLEYFPAPYQRWLCCQKARKLLMKNGLLVIITPDSHPQHRNAPMIKSWRTAIESMGFARWRYVKQDHLHCMAFRKVPQPRDRDRHLVGDATPDMLYIPQDFSDDAANNGSDVAPTYTSTDEEFFRQTVHELPRAFTDDESE; this is encoded by the exons ATGGCAGCCAAATCTGACCATATAGATGAAAGTAAAGAAGATCATATTCGCCTGGCTAACGTTGTGAAAGGCGTTCATGCCGGATTACGGCGAAAATACAAAGAAA GTGGGGATTTTGTGAGAACTTGGCAGGATCATTGTCAAGATGAGGAAGTTTTATCAGAATATGCTGATGCCATGCATCATTTGGCTGTTGATCACTGGACTAAACGACCTGATACAAGAATAGACTGGTGTAGAGATACATTGCTTGAATACTTCTTGCATGGAGGCTTGGTGAAGGTCTTGGAGAAAGATGCCAGAAGGTCAGCCCTTGAGAGGCAAACTGTTCAGCAGAGCCCCAATGCTAAAGGAGATTCACAAGCCAATGAATGTGCAGCATGTTTGCTCAAGAACAAGAACTGTAAAGCATTGGGAGCAGGGGATCAGGTCAATGCTAATGGCAGTCACATGTGGAACAAACAGTACGACACTGT ACAATTGCCTCTTGAGGGTAAAATTCGATTGCTAGATGTTGGAAGTTGCTTTAACCCTTTCTTGGAGTTTGAAGAATTTCTTCCTGTAGGAATTGATATTTGCCCTGCAAAACCG AGTGTTTTTCACTGTGACTTTTTACACCTTGAGACAACTGAAACGCTACAGCTGGCATGGGACACATTGGATACCTACATGAGCAATCTCAGGAGCCCAATTGAAAAACTTCCCAAGGACAGTTTCCATGTGGTTGTCTTCTCATTACTTCTTGAATATTTCCCGGCCCCATACCAAAGATGGCTGTGTTGCCAAAAGGCCAGAAAACTTTTAATGAAGAATGGACTTCTCGTAATTATCACACCTGATTCTCACCCTCAGCATCGTAATGCTCCAATGATCAAAAGCTGGAGAACGGCCATTGAGTCAATGGGGTTTGCTCGCTGGCGTTATGTGAAACAAGACCATCTTCATTGCATGGCCTTCCGCAAGGTCCCTCAGCCTAGAGACCGAGACCGCCATTTGGTTGGGGATGCTACTCCAGACATGCTGTACATTCCACAAGATTTCTCTGATGACGCTGCAAACAATGGCTCAGACGTGGCACCAACCTATACATCCACTGATGAGGAATTCTTCCGCCAAACTGTTCACGAGCTTCCCAGAGCATTCACTGATGACGAGTCTGAATAA